Below is a window of Catalinimonas alkaloidigena DNA.
GGCGGGTGGTTGCTGGGCGGACTTGTTGTGCTGGGACTAACAGCCCTTTGGGTGTACCGCAAAAAGAGGGCTTCGGCCACGTCGGCACACCAACTTCAAAAAAACTGAAAAAATTTTCCGGTCGGCTGATGACCTTCCCGCAGGCCCTTCGATTTACGGGCAGAAATCCACTGAAACTCCTTTGTCATCATGAAATACCGCCTCCTCACCGTCGCCCTTCTTTCCAGCGCTCTCCTGTCGCAAGCCTGCCAGTCGCAAAGCGATTACGCTTCGGACGAAACCGGCTTTGCCGAATCCCCTTACGAAACCGAAATCTCCCCGAACGAACCTTCTAACGAAAACGCCATGTATACTTCGACTCCCCAACCCTCTACCCCAACCAACGGCGGCCGCGTCGTGGTGATGGACCGTGGTTTGCAAATGCCCAGCGGCTCGTATGTATTGCCCCAGGGCTGGCAACTGGACCAGGACGTAGCGACCAGTCCGCAAACCGGGCAACCGATGCGCTACAAAATGGACTTCTGGGGACCTAAAGGCGAACTGGTCCGGAGCCTGGGCCTGGGAAAGTACATGCAGATGATGGGGCAGAACGTAGAGCAGAGCTGGCAGCAGTTGATTCAGCAGAAACTGCAAGGACCCGACGTGCAGGTCGTTAGCCTGGGACCCGCCCGGCGCAGTGCCGATCAGCACGTTCCTGATCTGATCCGCAAGACCCTGCAGGGCTACCGCATCGAGATTTACGAACGCGATGTGCGGGTCAACCTCAAAGGCAATACCTCCGATGGCCTGATCAAGATGATTCATGCGGCCACTTCGCCCGAATTCGGCATCTTCTTCAGCACGGCGTTTCTGGCACCGCAGGGCCGCCTGCAGGAAGCGCTCTCGCTCGAAAAAGCACTGGAGCAGTCGTACCAGCCGAACCCACAGTACCAGCAGGTGATGGCGCAAATCAACCAGCGCGTGATGCAGCAGAACAACGCCAGCCATCAACAATGGATGCAACAGAGCCAGGCGGCCCACCAGCAGCGGATGGCCATGCGTCAGCAGGCATTTGATGCACACCAACAGCGCATGGCCTCGCAGCAGCAGACGTTCGATCAGCAGAACCAACAGTGGATGAACAACTTCCGTAACAGCGGCACCTCGGCCTACGGCACCACGTCCGGCAGCTACGACAACTATACCTCGAACGACTACTTCAACGACGCCATGCGCGAAACCACGTCGTTCAACGACCCGTCCAGCGGCTACCGGGTGCAACAGGACGGCCAGTACGATTACTGGTATACCAATGGCCAGGGCGACTACTACGGCACCAACGACGTCAACTTTAACCCCAGCACGCTCCAGGGCGACTGGCAACAGGCACAGCCCCTGACACCCGGCAGCGACGGGTATTAATTCATCTTCCGACAGGCCTACTCGCCGGTTCGTACACGCAGACCGGCGAGTTTACTTCCTACCTTCTTCCTTATGTTGCGACCCCTCATCTCTCGTAGATCTTCCACCAGCGATGCCGAACTGTACGCCGGACTGCTCCGCAACGACCCGGCCAGCTTTGAATACCTCTACCAGCGGCTGTTCCCCATGGTGCGACAGCACCTCACCAGCCACGGCAGTACCGATGAAGATGCGCAGGATATCTTTCAGGAAGGGGTGATCGCCCTCTGGCAAAATGCCCGCTCGGGAAGTTTTCAGTTACGCGATGGCGTAAAGCTCAGCACTTACCTGACCCAAATCTGCAAATTCCGCTGGATGGACAAGCAACGCAAAGCCGGTTACCGCCGCGAAAAGCACCAGGAAGATATTCCGGACACGCGCCAGGACGCCGATCCGCTGGCCCAATGGCTGGACCGCGAAGAGCAGCAGACCTTCCAAACCGTGTTCGCGCAACTCGACGAACGCTGCCAGGAGATGCTGCAACGGTTCTACTTCCAGAAAGAATCGATGCTCGAGATCGCCCAGGCGTACTCCATCGGCGAGGCTTCCGCCAAAAACCAGAAATACCGCTGTATGCAACGCCTACGGCAACTTTTTCAACAGGCTCAATCTTAGAACTTATGGACCCTTTCTTGTTTGAACGCATAGATGCCTACCTCCTCGAAACCATGTCGCCGGAAGAGCGCCAACGTTTTGAAGACGAGGTCCGGACCCAGCCCGAACTGGCCGAAGAAGTGGCGCTTCAGCGCAAGCTGATCCAGGGCATCGAAACTGAATCGGTGCGCCGCCTGCTGCAGGAATTGCACACCCGCCAGACGGCCGCGCCCGTCATGAAGGCCAGCCCGGCCCGCCGCACGTGGCTCACCCTGACGGCCATTGCCGCCTCGGTGCTGTTGATTTTAATCGGACGCTGGGCTTTTGTGCAATACGCGTCGCCGTCGTCGGCCGACTTGTATGCCGCCTATTACAGCCCCGCTCCCGGCCTGCCCACCACCCTGGGCGCAACCGACAACCCCGATTTTTCGGAAGGTATGGTGGCGTATAAACTGGGCAACTACCAGGAAGCGCGCCAGTGGTGGCTGCCGCTCACGCAGCAAGACGCTGCCAACGACACGCTGAATTTTTACCTCGGTGTGTCGTACCTCGCCACAACACAGACCGACTCGGCCCTGTATTACCTACGCCGGGTCTACGACGCGCCCAAAACCTCGTACGGGTCCTCGGCGCGGTGGTACATGGCCCTAGGATATTTGCAGACGAGCGAACCAGAACGGGCGCGCGAATTGTTACAAAACTTTCGGGAGGACGATCCCCGACGCGAGGAAATCGTCAAACTCTTGAACGAGCTTCCGAAAAGCCAGTAAGTGTTTAAAGTGGACTTCAGGACTCGTCAACCGGGTCCTTACTCCCTCATCATCTATCGGATACCGCCTGACCGGAGCCATTCGGTCAGGCGCTTTTTTTTAGAGCCGCTCCCTTACATGCGCGCTTTGGGCCGTTACCGCCTCCCGAATTTGTTGCGCCAGCCAGGCAGGATCTTCCAGCGGGAGCAGGTGCCCGGCCTGGGGATGCGTTACCAGTTTTGCCTGAGGCAAGAGTTGCATCACATCGGTTTGCACGAGCCGGTAGTCGATGATCGGGTCGTGTTGAGAGGCCAGTACGGTCACCGGCGCTTTTACCCGGTCGAGGCGCTCGGCAATCGACTGCTTGCGGCCGTCTTGTATCCACCAGCGCCACGTTTTTTCGTCAATCTGCAACGGCGTGTCGAGCGCTAGTTGTCGCCGTTCAGGCGTCAGGGGCAGTTTGGCGGCGGTATTGACGTTGTCTTCAGCAACTTTGCGGTTGTGTTTTAGCATGTGCGCCACCTCGTCGGGTGTCATCGGCTCGACTGTGGGCGGCGAAGGCGCGACCAGAATCAACTGCCGAATCCGTTCGTCTGACTCTTCACTGGCCATCTGCAATGCCAGTTTGGCGCTCATCGAATGGCCAATCACCGTGTACGGTTGGTCGCCGAGTTGCTGCGTGATGCGTTGCCCGATCGCCCCTGCAAAGTGGGCAATCGACGGTTCGGACAGCGGCGAGGTACCGCCGAAGCCAGGCAGGTTCAGGGCCAGGCAGCGGTACTGCGCGCTCAGTTCCTGTGCTACCCACTGCCAGCTCAGAGCCGAACCTCCGAAGTAGTGTAAAAAAATGAGGGTTTCGTTGCCCTGCCCCCATGCGATCCAATCGTTAGGCTGTGTCATATCGTTTCTATCAAAATTCCAGCCTCGGATATGAAGCTGATCTTTCGGTAAACGCCGTATGAAGTAACTTGTTTAGATATCGGCATTTTTAACATAACTTCAAATCTTTATAAGACAGACCATTTGTTAATTCTGAATCTGTATATGTGGAGAAGCTGATCTCCTCTCAGACTACGCGTCCCGGACTACACCTTGCCGAAAGATGTACCACTTCTAGTATAGCGCGCCAGTAAAAGTGGTATGCCTAAGTAAGAGAGAAATGTAAATGTGTAAAGAACTACGCGTCTCCGTGACAGCCTGTGCCAGGAGTAGTGCATGTAGTAACGTTCCAGGCATAGGCACCACGTATTGAAGCTCACGCCAAAAGTCCCCTATACAAAACACAAAAACGCCCTCCAGAAAGCTGGAAGGCGTCTTAATATCGTTTTGGGTGCGCTTTTCGCTAGGCAATGTCGCAAATCTGCACGCCCTGTTTCAGCGAAGCGATTTTGTCCTGCCGGGCCGGCA
It encodes the following:
- a CDS encoding RNA polymerase sigma factor is translated as MLRPLISRRSSTSDAELYAGLLRNDPASFEYLYQRLFPMVRQHLTSHGSTDEDAQDIFQEGVIALWQNARSGSFQLRDGVKLSTYLTQICKFRWMDKQRKAGYRREKHQEDIPDTRQDADPLAQWLDREEQQTFQTVFAQLDERCQEMLQRFYFQKESMLEIAQAYSIGEASAKNQKYRCMQRLRQLFQQAQS
- a CDS encoding alpha/beta fold hydrolase, with protein sequence MTQPNDWIAWGQGNETLIFLHYFGGSALSWQWVAQELSAQYRCLALNLPGFGGTSPLSEPSIAHFAGAIGQRITQQLGDQPYTVIGHSMSAKLALQMASEESDERIRQLILVAPSPPTVEPMTPDEVAHMLKHNRKVAEDNVNTAAKLPLTPERRQLALDTPLQIDEKTWRWWIQDGRKQSIAERLDRVKAPVTVLASQHDPIIDYRLVQTDVMQLLPQAKLVTHPQAGHLLPLEDPAWLAQQIREAVTAQSAHVRERL
- a CDS encoding tetratricopeptide repeat protein, encoding MDPFLFERIDAYLLETMSPEERQRFEDEVRTQPELAEEVALQRKLIQGIETESVRRLLQELHTRQTAAPVMKASPARRTWLTLTAIAASVLLILIGRWAFVQYASPSSADLYAAYYSPAPGLPTTLGATDNPDFSEGMVAYKLGNYQEARQWWLPLTQQDAANDTLNFYLGVSYLATTQTDSALYYLRRVYDAPKTSYGSSARWYMALGYLQTSEPERARELLQNFREDDPRREEIVKLLNELPKSQ